Within the Cyprinus carpio isolate SPL01 chromosome B18, ASM1834038v1, whole genome shotgun sequence genome, the region CCATCTGAGAAATTGTCTGAAAAACCTTTTCAGATTTGTGatttaacagaaatatatttGGCAGACATCAAATCATTGGacgatatttaaaaatatttgacattttaacaatatttttcacaattatttaagATAATGGCAATACTATTACTAGTACTGCTAGTAATAATGCTAGTAAttgcagaatgaatgaatgaatgaatgtaaaaaattaaaaataaaatacaacgattatattatattactattttggccaaaaaaaaaaagaatggatgaataaattaataaaaaaattatattatatttattatattatgcctggaatacagtatttaattatcttttaactttaaaactttatttacattaaaagtaaGCATTCacagttatatataatatttatttgatcaaaactacagaaaaaaaaatgtaatattgtgatatattattactatttaaaataattgtttttaaatttattatactttaaattatcatttatttctgtgatgcaaagctgaatttttaggatcattatcacatgatcctttagaaatcattctaatatgatgattcattatcaaagttggaaagaGTTCTGctgctatgtttttaaaatataaatattttgtaataacgatatacactactggtcagtaatttggggtcagtatttttttttttctttctttttttttttttttttaaataaaatcaatacttttattcagcaaggatgtgttaaattaataaaaagtgatagtaaagaaaatatattattagaatatatattattagaattttttttttttttgaataaatgaagttctttttaaccttttattcatcaaatatattagacagcagaactgtttccaacactcataataaatcagaatattagaatgatttctaaatgatcatgtgatagactggatgttacatgtgacactgaaggctggagtaatgatgctgaaaattcagctttgcatcacaggaataaattatttttttgaaattatattcaaatagaaaactattattttaagttgtaataatgtttcacaatattactgctttttctgtatttttgatcaaataaatgcaggcttgatgagcagaagagacttctttcaaaaacattaaaaatagtaatgtttccaaacttttgacctgtactgtatatatatatactttatatatatgtatgtatatatatatatatatatgtatatatatatatatatatatgtaatatatatataatatatatgtatatatatatatatatacgtatatatatattatgtatatatatatatatatactatatatctatatatatatatatatatatatataagttatatatatatatataattatattctttTCTATGTTAACTTCTAaagctttattatttaaattaaaactgaacagtTGCAGTTATAACTTTAAGAAGGAATCTAATATACAtctttcaatattttaataatgttattacaCTTTACATATAAGCACAGCTATACATTTGAAAAAAGTTActacataatacaaatattaaagtcacatttaattgtaattatttatcaatgtttCAGTAGAAGTTTCTGGCATAGGTTGCCTATATGAGTGATTTTTAAGAAATATGGAACTGCTCAGAATTGCTTTGCACTTTTTACAGCATCCCAATGATGTTTTGCTGCACAATTACAAGAATACTGCCGAGTTTACTCCGAAAATGTGCTACTATGGTCTTAAGTTTTTGCAGTTTAACCGCTAAGAACAGAATCTCATGCTGTGCCTGTGCACACATGACTTCTGTTCTCTCTCATGTCTCCGGCTTCTTGACCTCACAAGTCCAAACTGGAGATCTTTAAGATTGTTCTTCTCACAGAAATACAGCAGGAATGTCGGTCAGGATAAGGGCCCACCCAGCATTCCATAAAAACGGCTGATAAGACCACCAGCCTGTCTGGATGATAAAGCACCATGATCCCAGGCATGGGCCAAGTTCATATTGTTCCAGCTCATTTTCAGTACTTCTGGTTCTTTCCTGAAGTCCTCTAACTAAACACCCTTTAAATAGAGGAAAGCCACATATACATGCTGCTGCATGCTGCCTTAAAACTAACAACTGAAAATCACATAGGAAGAACTAGCAAAAccattattaattatgttttaaaacatcttATTTCAAAGTCTTCACCATGGTCTGAGGTCTACATTTTGTTAGCATTAAGTGTTGTGTGTTCTAAGTGTGGACTTATCTTTGTGAAAAGGGTGAAACAAGCCACGTCTGTGATGTCAGAAGCAGCACAGGAACAGGATACAGCTCAGCGCTTTAATTGAATTCTCAGAACTGTAACAGGAAAAAGCGCTCCGGCTCTACACAACACATGGGTGCTAGACCAAAACCGTCAAATTCAGCTCTGTTCTGCATCTGTCAGCTCTGCAGGCTGATACGAGAATGACTGAATTCTATTTAGTCTTGCACAGTGGTCTCAACCACATTTCCCCTAACACTGCATGTCTGTTAAGGGGCTACACTAACTTGATCTAGCACAGCTAGTCTTACACTGTGTGATGTATTTGATCAACATTTgcatgtacattttatatttactaatggaatattcaaattttacttaattactgTGTTttattatgcagttttttttaaagcttctATTAGTGTTTTCTGCAGGACGAGAGTTCTCCAGGAGCAGTATTGGGAGACCCCCTTCTGTGTCAGCACCTGACTCATTTGGTTGAAGTGAGTGTTGGTTTGAATTACCAGAATGGAATCAGAATGCTGGGAAACAATAGCAGATCATACcacattttctttgtgttttatacCGCACACAGAAACTAGCATGTTTTCAGGGCCAACGTGTCTTTGCAGAAACAGTTACTTACAATACTATCAAAGACAACACGCAACTCAAAGAGAACTTTGATGCAGGTATCTGTGGAATGACTTCAAAGAGAAAACTGATGTTATGATTTTAAGCATAAtaagaaaagatgaaaaaagaaactgaataaaGGAAAATGTTATGATGAGGGGGAATGCATGcgcaaaaaatatttatttgttgacCATGATGtctgcaaatgtatttttgttccaGTATGCTGGTATAAATTGCAtaactatatagaacatactgaATGCCTTCACCAACTGTTCTGTCTTGGATTCCAGTGTGTTAGCTTAGAGGAAACTTTAAGCAAATGCAGACATGACCCACAGAGACAAAGAGCAAAAAAGTTGAAAAACTGAAGAAAATACATCCTTGTTCTGGATCCCACATCAGATCTGTGAGTGGGGGATAAAGGCTAAATCGGAAGAGTGCATGCAAAGCACCCAGTCCATTGATGCAAACTATGAGATAATGTAAAGCTGTGTAAATACAGACACAGTCAGTCATTCAGTTATCGTACATATTCTTGACAGGACTGTGTGCTATTTAGAAATGACTTGAGAATGCCTTGAGCAGAATGTAATTATaaaagaatgaaacagacatttaaaaagaaatgcatttagtTTTCAAAATCAATTACCTATAAACATGCTCATACACATAAAACCTGAGATATTTAAAGACCCATTGTTCGGAATTCCTCATATTTCCATACCACAAATTTgagttaattttaatatattaacatttatgtttattgCAAAATGACTAAGATCAAAAATTCCTTTGCATTGCAATTCACTCAGTTGCTTTTTTCAAGCTCCAAGTAGTTTTCCTTGTGACAGATTCGGAGTTCTGCAGATATTTGGAAATACACACATTTCAGAAATGATCTTAGATCACATGACAGTTTCTATGCAACATTAAAAAAGGCTCTTGGTCTTGAGTAAAACAGTGTTAGAGAAcatttgtttctgtatttctATTTTGTAGCATTGTCAGCATTTGGTAAATGGTACAGCTGGAATGCTCTGTTGAGTTGGGTTTAAAAGAGtaggaaaagaaaggaaaacatgtAATCTTGGCACTGTATGATTGTAGTCAATTTTCTTGCTCTGTTGGCAGATACATTTTTGCACACCATGAGCTCTCAATGTTCCTGACATGCACTGAACAGCCTTGTATGAAATAATGTTTCCCCTGATCTAGACAGTATGGGAGATCACATGGAGAGCCAATAGAGATGTTTGTGTACGTCTCCTGCTTTCCAGATGCTCCTTCTGAAGAACAAGAAATCTTACATGAGTCTCTTTCAGAAGAAATGTCAGTTAGGTCTTATCTCTACTCAGGCTTTCCAAGATATCAAAGTCTCCAATTCAAAGGAATATATATCTCAATGtgaatgcaaactttttttttttcaaatgtttggttCTTCCAAAGACCAAATAATCTGACATCTACATTCATTTTATGGCTCTTTAATGTGAATGaagtttaggagaaacatctaagaCTAGGTTGATCTGAACTTAACTGAGAACTCTAAGACTCCCAAGGAAGCTGAGCAGTAACTTTTTCCACTGGAATGCTGCATTCTTCTGACCGTCTCACATCTGCCACCTGCTCTTCCAGAACATTTTGTGCATGACTGCAGCTGGTACGCTAAAGACTCACCAGAATTAGACTTTCTCAGCATGTGTGCACAACATGTTTGGAAATGTAGTCAGCAGAATGGTATCCAGTTTCTCTTAGGTGgaaggattttttttccccccaaagtcCAAAGTAAGCAAAACATACTCAAGTATGCAATGGCAGACACAAATGCTTGAccaatgcattgcatttttacttttaatcttAGTTCTCAAAGAGGGAGTAATTAACTATTCAGGTACCATTATTCTGGTAGCAAGCTTTTAACAATGTAAACAAGTGTCGACCTGGGGGGAATTCCAGAAAGTAGGTAATGCCACATACCTGGGCAAGTTTACAGATAGGTAAATGGATAACCTCatctttcggttccaaaaactgAGGTAAGTTTCAGGATATGCAATTAGCCATAGCAACTCATGCTCTGAACATAACCTACTCCAGAGTTTTCAGGGATGGCTTATTAAAGATGGATTCATCCATTTCCATTTCTGTGGTGACTCGGCTGTCTGAAATGGCATACACTCTATAGCTGTTTCCCCAGGGCTGCATCCTTCAAATGCTAATGGTTTTTCACATTTGAAATAGTTAAGCCTTGGTCATCCTAAACCCCAGGTAAATTGTATCCCATCTTGTTCACACTTTAGCTGGTGTTAACAATTACTCCTGGGTATTTATACGTTGATGTTTCAGACTCTACATTCCCAAGACCCTCAGTTGACGCTTTTATTTGCAGTCTCAGTGTCATTAACTAAAAGAACACAGCATGTGACTTATTTACATGAATGCTTTATAGCATTGCGTAGCATCCTTTTATACTGCCAAGTGCCATGAAGTTTTCTCTGAAAGGAATTTTGGACTATACAGATAAGAATAAAACAGTCTCTTCTTAACTCCAGTTGACATTTTCCCCTCAAATTCTAAAATGTTCATACAGTCCAACACACTGTGATTGTCGAAAGCATGTGAATATGAGGTACATGACCGGTTGTCTGTTGCTAAGCCTCAAGTTATTACCATTGTAACAAATGCGTTGTTTCATATCGAACAAGTTTGGAACCGCAAGGCGGGGTTAACACAGTTTGGGGTTTATATGACACCAAGTTAACCTTGCTTTCTAGAATACCTCCAAGAAAGTGAACATTTGACCACCATAATGCATCTTGGTAAAATCTAACTGCATTTAGCATTTTAGGTTTCAGAAGGCCCCTTTGTAGCCCTATAATGTGCCATTCCTGTATGCTTTACGTGGACTTGTCTATGCACCTAATTAGAAATGCTGAGAATCTCAGGGGTTTTGTAGTAATGCATCTTGTGGCAATTATGCAACAAAAACTTATGTTGCAAAATGAAtttgtacaaaacaaaattgtttcacagtaaaattttattaagaagttaataaataaaaatgcaaaaaaatataacgTTTTGTCAATTGTTGGGAATTGCCTAAATAGTAATAAATTGCTCTGaagaggtaaataaataaatttacagcaTAAACTTACAATGGGCAAAATATCACAAAGATTTGGAACCAAACAAGCTAGCACCTTTAAAACAAATGACTTCCATGATGAAACTGAGAGACATCCCAAAGGTGTAAATGACCATATGTAAACCATTAGTCAAGGCAAAAAATGGTCTAACAAAGAGAATTGCTATGTCATTATAAAATATCAGCAATTTGTCTCTTATGCGTTACAGTGGTTTCTGACACAACTGCGATCGGTGGGCATCTTGTTTTCAGAATGAAAGAAACTTTACAAATAATAAACGGTGGTATaatttttacaaactgtaaatacTATCTAAACTAATAGGATTTAAGTGACAAAAgcaactataaaataaaaagcaccatGTTAGATATGAAAAGATTTAGAACTTTCATCCTTTTCTCCTGAAGGCCATGTGACGAGTGTACAATCAACATGAATGACTGTTTGCTGTAATTACAGGCGTGGACatggaaaaaaatgtgcaaaaaaccTGAACACCAGGACTGTTTTGACTTCTAGCCATATGACAGAAAACAGAAAgcaggtgtgttgtgtgtgaaagAATGCGAAAAACCCTAAAAACATTAGCGTACTAAGAGAAAGGTTAGACCTGCTAAACCCACTCCTGCTGCTGCAAAAAGTGCTGTCTTCATCGAGGACTCTTGGTTCAGCTGTCTTGCATTGTggaaaaacctgcagaaaccctccTACAAAAAGACAAGACAGATCAGGATGAGATTCACATTTTGCTTCCCACACCAATATGATACACTCAGATCAGTATGTTGGACCTCATTAGACAAAGTAGCTAAAATGTCAACAATATGCAGAGATATTACATAATAGCACAGCCTGCTTACTcattaagcccctttcacactgtgattccagaaaatacacgggtaatgtgtcccggcaattgttcccgggtcgctagattttgcgcCTTTCACACGGCctgtgattacccggaatatgtgcgcgCGTTCACACACAACCAATAAAGGTCCCTtaaagacacgtgacatcaggatgtaatgtacgagtcgaaaacgctaggcatgtTAACTTTCTCTTAAGCTGGCAAACGATCTCAGCATcagcggaaagtgaggaactaactgatatctgcttcattacagtttgcacatattttttttcgtcgcgaacgttgatctgccttcaaaacacctggtaaaaaaaagtcacgcgataacgtgcgtcatcaatACAACAGACCCTTTACGCCACTAGGTCTgccttttgttcacacagcactcgttccgggactgaacccggcaatgttactaggtcccggacccgggatcaatcccgggacgtgtttgtgttcacacagaaggcgacccggcaattttccgggtacaacgtgcagtgtgaaaggggcttaataCATAACCCTGCTCTCAGGAGGAGTGGCACATacaactttaataatatttcaaattaaatattcctTAGAGCTGTGGAGTAGTGGATAATGCACAtgtttgatactcacattttctCAGTTTCAAAATCTAGTGAACTGCCAAACAAAACAGCATACTGTATACTGCTTTGGCTCCCGACAACAGGACAAATGGAAGAGTAAAGGAACTGTCACTTCGACACATCCTATTAAAACTACTCATTCTTTTCCCTGTACAGCCTTCAGAAGGATCCCAGTGTCAGGAACAATTGGAAAGTGTACTTTTAATACACggcataaatattaaattcataCACGGCATCTTGGATCACGTCAAAAGATTTTAAGTTTGtttagagcatttgactgcagagaGTTCGCAAATAAACTTCTATTGAGAGAAGCAGAAGCCAACCGTATAAGATCTGACAGCCGCTGCATCGCAATCTATAAGTAAACAATTTCATAAAGCTTTGTTCATAAATGGGTGTTGATAATTTTAGCCAATCATTTACTGGTAAGCTTTAAAGAAGCTGCCTCCTCCTTATAAGGGATCATTTCAGccaaaaagtaaatatttgtgtgtgtctgtaaaaaaaaaaaaaaaatctttattaacattataagtgaacctcCAGGAACatattaaagtatataaagtGATGTCATGATCCCTTTAAGTTTTAGTGCTCATGTGAGAGACACAGGTTCGGATCTAGCCTGCAACACCATTTAGACTGTTTCCTCCTCAGTGTTCACCCCTCTACTCTGACATTACTTTGGGCTCTACTCTGGTCTTTCTGTGACAAAATATGCCAGTTTCGGATGCTAACTGATATTTCAAGGGTTAAATGTAGATGTGATAGTTTCAGAAGCAGAAGGCAAAAGCACAGGCGTGCGtaactgctgtttttttaactGCCTAAGGACCCGAACAAACAGCAGAAGGCTTGAAGAGTCAGCCTGAGCAGCTGCCTTCAGACAGACACCTGCTGTACTGGTCAGAGCGAGTCCAGGTGCACTAGCTCACATTCATATGCTGCACAAACTCTGAGTGAAGCATGGAGATCAACCACATGGTAAACACAATAGATTAAATGGCTGAGTGGCATTCGGCTCTGCTTTCAACAGCTGccaaataaaagagaaagagaaaattggGGAGACAGAAAGGGCACCAGGCCTCTCAAACACTTAATACATGCAAATAGAAATACAAGCTGCTGTTTTCCTTAAGCCAACACATTTATGATTTTAAGACTTCACTATGACACCACTAGTGACTCGCCCTCATGACATTCCAAATCTGTCTGACTTTCCAttgcggaacacaaaagaagaagtgCAGTAGGTACTCTTTTCCATAGAACAAATGTGGAAGCGAGTGGACAATGTactccatatgacttgtgcatgATACTCCAAGTAATCTTAAGTCATACAAAAGCTttctgtgaggaacagactgacatTTAAGTCTTTATTTGCTTAAAATCTCCCTCTCTGTCAAAGCTTATTCCTCTGCATTCAAATATGGCACGTCTAAATGGCAAACACTATTACTTCTTGTATATGAATGAATGTATATGGCTTCAGACCTGAAATATGATGAACAAAAGTTGTATAGACTACTTTTATGGCACCTTTTTAAAGCTGGACAAATTGGTCCCTATATAATTCTATAGAAAAGAGCAGAAGGTTTGTGAAAATTCATATATGTGAGATTCAGCAGCTCAATTACTCTTAAATTAaattggcatgaaatgaaaattcttgacCTTCTGGTGAGAAAACAGACTTCTGTCTGGTGATGTATAATGGATTTCTCTTATCATTTAAGTTGTGGTCATATTTACAAGTGTTTGGTGAATTTTCacaggcaaaatccagtcattttaataggaatccaCACAATCGGGAATTTTGTGTGAGGGCAAAAAGATTTTGTAACAGGTTCAAGCTGGTCATGAAATTTGCCACGTTAACCAAATTTGCTTGATTTGAAAGTGACTGTGTTCCTTGCATTGCTACgctattcaccaaaaaaaaaaaaaaaaaaaaaaaaaaattgcctttttgcacacaaaatttGGGCAAAGAAAATGTGATTGCACCTGTACTACAAAACCATTAAGAGAGAGGTCTTTTTTAAGCTATAGAAAGTGCATTCATTAGACATgatcttttaaacaaaaacatttatgtgtTCATCCACCCTACTGCTAAACCATTTGCATTTGACTGTGTTGACTAACATGTTCCTCAGAATCATGCGTGTAATTACAGCAGATATCAGgctgcaaaaataaacaacatctcCTGGGGTTATTGAGGGTATTTAAAGTTGGAACAAATATTGCTTTCATAGGTCAGTGCCTGGGAGTCTGAAGAACTGGACGCCCACACAGAAAAAAGTCCTTGGTGAGACTTTTGAGAGcctgtttaaaagtgttttaaagagcAGTTCTGCTTCCCCACAAGCATTCCCAGGATTCTTTGGCTTGCGTCACTCTCTAATTGACAAAAACAGGGCGGCCACAAGAAGGTATACACTGCACTACTCGAAAAACTAGACCAGCATATCACTGCCACTGCAGTACCTTCCAATGACAGTTTACAAATGTGCATATTGAAGTATATAGGTAAGAAAAGCTCAAAGAGATTGTGGTATCAAACACTGTACAAAATAGGCTGTGTTTCTGAGAGCAAAACACCAAAAGATCAAATGATGCACTTAAGCACCCACGCAGTTTCACATTGAACCAGAACTGATGTAGAAAAAACCCCTCACTAAATGCCTCGCTAAAAGTTGAAACTTGACGACTACACAGGGTCTTCCTACTACCTACACATCAACGCTctaccacacaaacaaaaatattatggcTTTAAAACCATCATTTACCAGCATAAAGACCTCTGCCCCAGTCTACAAAGCTAATGCTTACCCAGCCTCCGTTTTCCACCAACCAGTCCTGTTTTTCCCCTCCAAGGTAGTCAGCGATGGTCTCGGCCAGTCTCCGGGAGCACTCAGAATTCTCTCCTCTGGACAGGAGCTCACTGGCCAGCACTCCAGTGAAAGTAAAGATGGAGACCACCCTCCCCCAGTTCAGTTTCCCATCTCCCACCAGTTCCCTCATGACGCTCTGCAGACACTTGCTGGGATCTGATCCGCAGGTGTCCAGGAACTCCTGGGAGAGGGATCGGAATTTGGTTCTGTACTGCTGCTCCATCTCTTTGGCCAGGTATCTCATGGCCTCTGCTGACTCGCTGGGAGGCGTCTGTTGGATCCCGCTGCAGAAGCCGATGTAATCTTCTGCCAGCAACAAAGTCTGTTCCCTCAACCAACAGGACATTTTCTAAatgaaatgacacacacacaaaaaaaagggtCAGGCAGGGTCATAATCACCACTTGGACATGAAcatcaaacattttgaatttttggaTGGCAATGTCCTGCAGTATGACCTATAATTTACCTACAATCAACCTTTATTTGATTCTTATTTAAGTCTCATTCATGCTGCCTATCTTAGTTAAGAGACTAGggaatatgtaaatgtttaacaATAATTTGTCACTctacagtatttaaataaattattatatgaaataaaaatcaaaaccagTAAGGTTTTAAcctataatttttatattattatttttgccatGTTATTTGACAATTAGGTCTACCTTTTAACGGTTTAATGTAAACTTGTAAACATCCCAACACAACACAATTTCGACCAAAATGTTAGTTACTGCAGCTATTGTCACTACtgtcaaaacataatttatactATGCAAGTTACTATGTATATTGTACTTACCATTCAGGGCAACAAGTTTTcagaattttttcattttatataatttcttgaTGTGATATTAGTTATGGCTAACACCTTTGCCACAGTTTTATTAATAACGCATTTCATTTCAGTTGTATGTCATAACTGGTTAATTCAAGCACGCGCTTACGTTCAGATGAGTTCAGAAATGGGTAAATGATTCATACCGTAATAAAGGCTGTTATAGTCAGCGGCTGTTTGTCTGGGTTCAGGCCTTATATggtataaaaaatacattcagattCAACGATGTCCACCGTAAAACTGCTTCCGTCACTTTTGCCGCCAGTATTAACACAGAATCCATATGAGCGAGCTCAATTTGATAAAAACACAGCATCGAGAAATGAAAGGCAGCGCACGCAACACTGTGAAACACAAAGCCGGCTGCGCCATTGCGCACGAGAACACAAAGAAGCGAGACAACAGAACGGGTTTTAAATATACGGTTTTCTCAATACATTTCAATTAAGTCTGATTCTGAAAGGCACTGTATAATGTAATTTAGCATTTCTCTctataaaagtgaaaataataaagCAGCTCACCCTCCCAGCGATGTCAGACTGCGCTCTCCACCGACAGTTGCGCAAACAGCAGTCAGATCTCATAGCAGGAGACGCTCCGTCACTCCACCCACTGCACACGCTTTATCAACGTAGAGCGCGCTCCAGTTCCGCATTAGGCCACGCCTCTCGGGTCAGGACGCTTTCTTTTCGCATTGTACTTTCCATTCAATATTTCTGATCCacaatgattttctgttttcagtataACGACACTATAAAAAGTAGTAATAATTGACGGTCTTCATTGATTCCCGAAGAATCTCAGAAAAAATCTCAGTAAAACTCACATTTGAAGATTTTCCAATTATGTTTTGACGAATATTTATCttaagtatttattttcattttttttaagtgtgtttacaTTCAAGTTTTTAACTCGTTTATCACACGGTATaaacgctcaaacacacacacacaaacacaaaaacaggaaaataattcTCCCGACTACTGTGGCAATATTTTATAAACACCAAACAATAGTAAACATATAGTGTATATTTTCAGGGAACTGTTAACAATACTGATGTGGACAAACAACTCAATCAGATAATTGGGATTCTGATTATATTACACttgatatgaaagaaaaaaaaaagcacgcaCTTTAaacacatctatatttttttaaattctagtGCAAGCAATACTCATTCATGAATGTAAATTTCAGACTTCTAGATATACTTATTTGAGCTAGACCAACTGCACAAGTAGGCCTACTGAAATCAATTCTCTTTAAATCATTACCATAAAATATACCTACAAAAGTAtagttaattatattaaaacttacatttttaattaaaaaatatattttacaaactaATTCTTGAACGACAATCTTTTTCAAatagtctaatatatatatattaaattttttattaaaaaatatatttttatatatatatatatatatatatatatacttttttctttatttatatatatatatatatatatatatatatatattttttctttatttatatatatatatatatatatatatatatatatttttcttttatatatatatttttttttttttttttttttttttttttttttttgtgagaagcCAAGGAAAAGAGACATCTAATTGTGCTaagataataaaaaaggcagGATCCCTAGATAAGTCCCACTGTGTACTGAGAATCCAAAgtacaaatatcttaaatatctTCTCAGACTGGTGCAGAAGAACTCTTCAAGCCCAGATCTGCAACAAAAAATTAGATAAAAGTAGGAGATAAAATAGTTCAGTACAAAACAAGATGATAACCACAGCGTATGATAATTTTCAAAAGAGGAACAAAGAAGTTTCTATTCTTTACACCTTATGAAGGTTAGACAGAAAAGACCATGGTGAAACTATAACCTATGTTGCGTAATTCCCCTACTGCTCTCAAGGGACAGACATCACAGGATGGTGTAAAACACCTATATAAAGTCCCTGATGCCAGTAAAGAGCAAAACCATACAGTATATTACGTAAGTCACTTTCCCCAGAGAACCTGAAGCAGACACTCACCCGCAAAGTGTTGTCCCATGATCCTGAGCAGAACGCGGTCCCATCAGGGGACACTCTGACAGTGCTGACCCGATTTTCGTGGCCAAAGAGAATTGCCACTCTGGTACCTTTCAGGACATCCCAGACGTTAATGGTGTAGT harbors:
- the LOC109105630 gene encoding anti-apoptotic protein NR13-like, coding for MRSDCCLRNCRWRAQSDIAGRKMSCWLREQTLLLAEDYIGFCSGIQQTPPSESAEAMRYLAKEMEQQYRTKFRSLSQEFLDTCGSDPSKCLQSVMRELVGDGKLNWGRVVSIFTFTGVLASELLSRGENSECSRRLAETIADYLGGEKQDWLVENGGWEGFCRFFHNARQLNQESSMKTALFAAAGVGLAGLTFLLVR